The DNA window AATCAGTAGTGgtgtctctgtccccagattcgtCATTCTTCGTCTTCGTCGTCGATCTTTGCGCTCCAATTCGTCTCCCACGTGTGCTCTGCGTCTTTCCCGTGAATTATGCTCCAAAAACGGTCGTCCTTTCTTTTCTACCCTAGGTCTCCTTTTATTCACGCAACTCGGATTCTATACGCCTCTTGCACGCAGGTGCGCGTGATCCGGCGCTACCGCACGCAAGCTCTTGGAGTGTGTGATCTCCCCTGCGAGCTCGGTTGCGCGTGTTCTCGCACGGCCGCGTGCAAGAGTATTAGAGTTTCTAAACTCAACAGTATCATATCACTCCGCATAATATTTCGAGTCAAAGAAGCCATACCTCTAATCTGGAATATTGGCAACCACCTTCGGAAGACATTTTAAAGTTAATGTTGATGCCACAATTGATGCATTATTCGATCACTTTGGTGTTGGACTGGTTGGGAGAGACCTGTGAGGATATATCATTTTTGTTGTTGGCGGAGCAATTCTAGGAAAATTTACGCCTCATCTTGCGGAACTCATTGCCATTAAGGTATATGGAGGGCTTTAAAATATGCATGGACTACTTGGATAATTGAATCAGAAGCTCTTGCAGCAGTTCACGCACTTATGGTTCAATCTCAGAGAACATTCGTTCACTCGGCTTGCATTTACCTACATTACCAGTCAAGCATAGCCCGAGGAGCACCATATTGTTCCCATTAGTTGGCGTACAAATGGTTTAATTTCTGGTAGTCAGCTCGTTTACGATGATGCAATCCTGTGGTTTTTGGGATCTTTTGTAAAATATGACTTCATGTTCTGATAAATATTAtccatgttttttttaaaaataaaaaatctaccTAGTACAAGATGGAGAAGTTCATGAGTGGAGAATCAATGCTTCGTTCAttgaaatttatatgttcatgtacATCTCTATAACGAGTTAGTAGTATAcatatgaaaaagaaaaataaaataaaacacatcATCATCCTCAGTACACAAAAATGCCCTACATTTAAAAAATCTTGGGCTTTTTCGAGAGGCTAATTGATCTCTTGGCCATCTGCATTTCTTCAGATTTATACATTTATGCCTGTTTGCACAGCTTGCAACTGCATTCTCATGTCTCGTGCACTGCTCGACGCGTGTGCTTGTGAGTAGCATCAGTTTAATCCAGCGAAGAACGCGTTGGGAAAAGACCCTTTCGATCAGAAAGTTGAAATGCATCGTCTATGAGTTGAGACTTTTagctttttcttcttcaagtcaTCTTTCCAAGCATTGGTTATATCTTGTGCTATTTTTAGAGCATCAGCAGAGGCACCAGAGATCCCTCTTCTGGTAAATCCAACAGCATAAAGTCCAGCTTTTCCTTTCCAACCATGTGGGAATGTCTCCTTTGGAAAACCATTTTTAGAGAAGAATTCGGTTTCCTGTAAACAACCAAATCAAGAGGCATTATTAGCTTGCAATTCAAGAAAGTAACCAAAATGGCTTTATTTTCTTGCGAATAAATGAGCATTTTCTCACCTGTAGCCAAAAAGGGACATTGCTGCAGTATCCAGTAGCCAACACAACCGAGTCAAATTCGAGTTTTTCGCCATCGACGAACTCTGCTGTGCCACAAGAAAATCGCTTGATTCCTGGCACTACTTGGATTTCTCTTGACCTGATTTTTGCCAGAGCACCAATGTCTAGAACGGGAGTTTTTCCTCGAGTGTTCTTCAGCTCCAACGGACCAACACTCGGCCTTTTAAGCCCGAATTTCTCAATATTTCCAAGAATCATCCATGCCAGAACCAGCAAAATCTTGTCCACAAACCATAGAGGCAGCCATCGAAGCATAAACACAGCCAATTCAAATGTGGATTTGCCAAACATCTCTCTTGGCAATATATGAACCTGAAACAGACATAAGACATAAATCCCATTAGAACTCTAATATTTCATTTCGAATTATGTAACTCAAGTTTAATGAATATCTGCAAGTTCAATCAATATAAATACTTACCGAGCTTCGAACAACCATAGAAGGCTTTGCATCATGGTTACAAAGATCAAGCGAAATTTCCATGCCCGAATTTCCACACCCCACAACAAGAACTTTCTTCCCTCTTAAGCTTTCACCAGATTTGTAATCACAGGCGTGGATAACTTCCCCGCCAAACTCCTTCAACCCCTCGATCTCCGGCACCAGACGCTCCGCATTCTCCCCGGTCGCCACCACCAGCCATTGGCAAATGTACTCGACCTCACCTCCTTCAACAGAAACAGTCTTAACCCTCCACAAACGGCAAGATTCGTCGTACTTTGCCGACTCTACGCTCTCATTGAATTGTGGGTTAATGTCAAAATGCCTTGCGTATGATTCCAGGTAGTCGATGAACTGTTTCTTGGTCGGATACTCCGGGTAATCCTCGGGAAATGGGAATTTAGGCAGCTGGCAGAATCTCTTGGGAAGATGAAGCTTCAAGCGATCATAGGTACGCTTCTGCCACAAAGATGCAATGCAATCTGCTCTGTCAAGAATCACAAACGGCACGCCTTCATCTTTCAACCCCGCGGCCACAGCCAGGCCTGAAGGCCCCGCCCCTACAATCACAGGGCCATTCACCCAAACACATCTCCGAGTAAACATATTCGAATTATCTGAAAAACTGAACATTTTTTTTATGGTTCTTCAGGATTTATATCCACAGTTGAGAGAAGTTTTCTAGGCTAAAAGGTTTGAATTTTTTTGCAATGAAGAACAAGGAGGATGAAGTGGCTTAAATAGAAGGGATGCATGTGATCAAGGCtgtgaattgaaagaatttagAATGAATGGGGTCATTCTCAAATCATGAGCTAAAGTCCACcttgtattattttaatttggagtttgtgtttttttttttaactgaaCGGGTGGAAGTGTATAAAAAAATcagagtaggtttcttgtgagacggttttacgaatctttatctctgAGACGGGTTTCATAGATGAtcaaaataagatatttgtctcataaaatacgatccgtgagaccgttacacacaagtttttgccaaaaaaaaattaagggtgcagcttaatttttaaaaataattataatgatAACACCTTATTTAATTATGTACTCTATTTTATATTCAAGTTTTATAAAAGAGTGATAgtataaattattatatatttttatcgtTCCATCTCATgaacaaataaatataatttttaatgtaTGAGAAACTGAGAAAATTACTCGAAACAAGAATTAGGAGAAT is part of the Primulina eburnea isolate SZY01 chromosome 1, ASM2296580v1, whole genome shotgun sequence genome and encodes:
- the LOC140812471 gene encoding probable indole-3-pyruvate monooxygenase YUCCA5 is translated as MFSFSDNSNMFTRRCVWVNGPVIVGAGPSGLAVAAGLKDEGVPFVILDRADCIASLWQKRTYDRLKLHLPKRFCQLPKFPFPEDYPEYPTKKQFIDYLESYARHFDINPQFNESVESAKYDESCRLWRVKTVSVEGGEVEYICQWLVVATGENAERLVPEIEGLKEFGGEVIHACDYKSGESLRGKKVLVVGCGNSGMEISLDLCNHDAKPSMVVRSSVHILPREMFGKSTFELAVFMLRWLPLWFVDKILLVLAWMILGNIEKFGLKRPSVGPLELKNTRGKTPVLDIGALAKIRSREIQVVPGIKRFSCGTAEFVDGEKLEFDSVVLATGYCSNVPFWLQETEFFSKNGFPKETFPHGWKGKAGLYAVGFTRRGISGASADALKIAQDITNAWKDDLKKKKLKVSTHRRCISTF